Proteins encoded in a region of the Pseudomonadota bacterium genome:
- a CDS encoding acetate kinase produces the protein MNVLVLNCGSSTIKFQIIETDAERIEKDEDRLLARGLLERLGGQGLVRLSVEGGEPVVTTAPLPDHRAAVQYILRWAISPEAKIPDIKGLADIHAVGHRVVHGGERFRASTIIDSDVLKGIEDCVELAPLHNPTNLKGIRAVREMLGEAVPQVAVFDTAFHATMPEEAYLYALPYSYYRRYHVRRYGFHGTSHRYITYRYRRMLGIARDQVNIISLHLGNGCSACAIKGGRSLDTSMGFTPVEGLVMGTRSGDVDPSILEYIAVKEGLSLAELDTLLNKRSGLLGVSGLTHDMRELLEEEAESRDRRARLAIDLFCLRVRKYIGAYLAEMNGADAVVFTGGIGENAPIVRERICAGLDWLGLTIDPLANGKMVGGARGEISPVGARLRAYVIPTNEELLIARDTVRCVQSQDESS, from the coding sequence ATGAACGTCCTTGTCCTCAACTGCGGGTCATCGACCATCAAGTTCCAGATCATCGAGACCGATGCCGAGCGCATCGAGAAGGACGAAGACCGCCTTCTGGCGCGGGGGCTGCTCGAGCGTCTCGGCGGGCAGGGGCTGGTGCGGCTCTCAGTCGAGGGTGGCGAGCCGGTCGTGACCACGGCGCCGCTGCCGGACCATCGCGCCGCCGTTCAGTACATCCTACGCTGGGCCATCTCGCCCGAGGCGAAGATTCCTGACATCAAGGGGCTGGCCGACATCCACGCGGTGGGGCATCGCGTGGTGCACGGGGGAGAGCGCTTTCGCGCCTCCACCATCATCGATTCTGACGTGCTCAAGGGCATTGAAGATTGCGTCGAGCTCGCGCCGCTGCACAACCCGACCAATCTCAAGGGCATCCGGGCCGTTCGTGAGATGCTCGGCGAGGCCGTGCCGCAGGTCGCGGTGTTCGACACCGCCTTCCACGCCACCATGCCGGAAGAAGCGTACCTCTATGCGCTGCCGTACTCGTACTACCGGCGCTACCACGTTCGCCGCTACGGGTTCCACGGTACCTCGCACCGCTACATCACCTATCGGTATCGCCGCATGCTCGGCATCGCGCGCGATCAGGTGAACATCATCTCGCTGCACCTGGGCAACGGCTGCTCCGCGTGCGCCATCAAAGGAGGGCGTTCGCTCGATACCTCGATGGGGTTTACGCCGGTCGAGGGCCTCGTCATGGGCACGCGCTCTGGAGACGTCGACCCTTCGATTCTCGAGTACATCGCCGTCAAGGAAGGCTTGAGCCTGGCAGAGCTCGACACCCTGCTCAACAAGCGGTCGGGGCTGCTCGGCGTGAGCGGCCTCACCCACGACATGCGTGAGCTGCTCGAAGAGGAGGCCGAGAGTCGGGACCGCCGCGCCCGCCTGGCCATCGACCTGTTCTGCCTGCGCGTGCGCAAGTACATCGGGGCCTATCTGGCCGAGATGAACGGGGCCGACGCTGTCGTGTTCACCGGGGGGATCGGGGAGAACGCGCCGATCGTGCGCGAGCGCATCTGCGCCGGGCTCGACTGGCTTGGCCTCACCATCGACCCGTTGGCCAACGGGAAGATGGTGGGCGGAGCCAGGGGGGAGATCTCGCCGGTGGGCGCGCGCCTGAGGGCGTACGTCATTCCCACCAACGAGGAGCTGCTCATCGCGCGAGACACCGTGCGCTGCGTGCAGTCGCAAGATGAGTCGTCGTGA